The sequence below is a genomic window from Flavobacterium keumense.
AAATGGCTTTTCAAACAATGATAGATAGTGGATTGAGCAAAAAAAAGCGTCAAGATAAAGGCTTAATTGACGAAATCTCAGCAACGATTATGCTCCAAGACTATTTGTCTAGAAAGATGTTTTAATTAGGGATTAAAAAGGCGTTCATTTCTTACGTTTCGACCTGAATTTGTTACAATTTTATGCTGTTTTTTGCAATTTTAAGGAGTATATTTGCACCTTAAAATTTTGAACCATGTCCGATACTACAATTCGAACCAACCCTGATGTAATCCTTATAGGTGCAGGAATTATGAGCGCCACTCTAGGTGTTATTTTAAAAGAACTACAACCTAATATTACTATTGAAATATACGAAAGATTAGATAATGCCGCTTGCGAAAGTTCTGATGCTTGGAACAACGCCGGGACGGGACATTCTGCTTTTTGTGAATTGAACTATACGCCTGAAGCAGCAGATGGGACCATAAGTCCTAAAAAAGCCATTAGTATTGCGGAGTCTTTTGAGGTTTCAAGACAATTTTGGGCGTATTTGGTACAGCAAAATAAAGTAGTTTCTCCAGATAAATTTATTAAAAGTGTACCGCATTTAAGTTTTGTTTGGGGAGAAAAAAATGTGGATTATCTTAAAAAGAGATTTGAAGTATTGCAATCCAATCCTTTATTTCAGGATATGAATTTTAGTACAGAATTTTCGGTGCTGAAAGAATGGATGCCTTTAGTTATGGAAGGAAGAGAACTTTCAGAACCGATGGCAGCTACTAAAATGGATATTGGTACCGATGTTAATTTTGGGGAATTAACTCGAAATATGTTTAACTATCTTCAAACATTAGAAGGAGTTACGATGCATTTTAATAATGAAGTTAGAAAGCTAAAACAACGAAAAGATGGTTCTTGGCGAATCAAAGTACGTGATTTGACAACAGGACAGAAGAGAAGAGTGTATCCAAAATTTATCTTTATTGGTGCTGGAGGCGGTTCTTTACCATTGTTGGAAAATGCCAATGTTCCTGAAGGGAAAGGTTATGGTGGTTTTCCTGTAAGTGGTCAATGGCTAAAATGTACTAATCCAGAAGTGATTGCAAAACATGATGCTAAAGTATATGGTAAAGCTAGTGTTGGTGCTCCTCCTATGTCGGTACCTCATATTGATTCCCGAATGATTAACGGAGAAAAGCAGTTACTTTTTGGTCCTTTTGCAGGATTTTCTACACGATTCCTTAAAAATGGTTCTTACTCTGATTTGCCATTATCAATTAAATCAGACAATATTATTCCGATGGTAATCGCTGGAATTAAAAATATTCCATTGACTAAATATTTGATTGAGCAAGTACGTCAAAAACCAAAAGATAGAATGAATGCGTTACGAGAATATGTGCCCAATGCGAGGTCAAAAGACTGGAAGTTAGAGCGTGCAGGACAACGTGTTCAAGTCATTAAAAAAGACGAAAAAGAGGGAGGTATTTTAGAATTTGGAACTGAAGTGATTACTACTAATGATGGAACTTTATCGGTTTTGTTAGGGGCTTCTCCTGGAGCTTCTACTGCCGTATCCGTAATGCTAGATGTAGTACAAAAATGTTTTAAAGACCAAATGAAAACTAAAGAATGGCAGTCTAAATTAAAAGTAATGATACCCTCTTTTGGACAAGAATTAAATGCTAATCCGGATTTGTTAGCTGAGGTTAGAAAAAATACTGCCGATACCTTGGGATTAAATTAAATCTGTTTCGACTTTAGATAAGAGATTTTAAAAAAATGGTAAATCGTATATTGTAAATCGTATATCGTAAATCGTAATTCAAATATCTTTTTACTATTTTTGCACTCGAAAAAAGAAAATTATCTTTTAAAAGGTAAATGACAATTTAATACAATACGAATGATTTTACCAATTATAGGTTATGGAGACCCTGTTTTAAGAAAGGTTGGAGAGGAAATTACACCTGATTATCCTAACTTAAAAGAAACCATCGCCAACATGTATGAAACGATGTACAACGCCTATGGAGTGGGATTAGCAGCGCCACAAGTAGGTTTGCCAATACGTTTGTTTATTATTGATACAACCCCTTTTAGTGATGATGAGGATATGTCTGAAGCCGATCAAAAAAAAATGAACGGATTCAAACGTACTTTTATTAATGCTAAAATTGTAAAAGAAGAAGGCGAGGAGTGGAGTTTCAACGAAGGTTGTTTAAGTATTCCTGATGTGCGCGAAGATGTCTATCGAAAACCAATCGTAACAATTGAATATTGTGAAGAAGATTTTGTAATGAAAACCGAAGTTTTTGATGGTTTAATTGCAAGAGTCATTCAGCACGAATACGATCATATAGAAGGGATTTTGTTTACAGATAAAATTTCGTCTTTGAAAAAACGTTTGATACAGAAAAAATTAAAAAACATTATTGAAGGCAAAACATTTCAAGAATATAGAATGAAGTTCTTTGGTAAAAAAGGAAGATAATAAATAATAAATATATAATGAATATCGAAAAAATATTAGCTATTTCTGGGAAACCAGGTTTATACGAATTGAAAATCCAAACGCGTACTGGTTTTGTAGCCGAGTCATTATTGGACGGAAAAAAAATCACAGTAAATTTAAAAGCAAACGTAAGTTTGTTATCTGAAATTTCGATTTATACGTATGAAGCTGAAAAACCATTGGTTGAAATATTGATTGCTATTGCCAAAAAAGAGAATAATGGACCTGCTATTTCTCATAAAGAAGATGCAGCTACTTTAGCCGCTTACTTCAAAGAAATCGTACCTGATTATGATGAGGAGAGAGTATACGGTTCTGATATCAAAAAAGTATTGAATTGGTACAATTTGTTGCAATCAAAAGGGTTAGTTACTGATGAAGCGCCAAAAGCGTCAAGTAAAGAAGAATCCGTTACAGAAGAAAAACCTAAAAAAGCAAAAGCTACAAAAGCGTAATTGTTAATTGGAAAATTATTTAAATCCTGCTGAGATCGATTTCTTAGTAGGATTTTTTTATTTTTACCAAAACCAATTTTTACAATGAATTCAAGAGAATCACAACTTCAAGCTTTCGATAGATTGTTAACCATTATGGATGATTTGCGTGCTCAATGTCCTTGGGATAAAAAGCAAACATTACAAAGTTTGCGTCACCTAACTATTGAGGAAACCTATGAGTTGGGCGATGCGATTTTAGAAAATGATTTGGAAGAAGTCAAAAAAGAATTGGGTGATTTGTTGCTGCACATTGTTTTTTATGCCAAAATTGGAAGCGAGACTCAAGATTTTGATATGGCCGATGTGTGTAATGAAATCTGTGAAAAACTGATTCATCGTCACCCACATATTTATGGTGATGTGGAAGTGAAAGATGAAGAAGAGGTGAAACAAAATTGGGAAAAACTCAAGCTAAAAGAAGGAAAAAAATCAGTTTTGGAAGGTGTGCCAAAAGGCCTGCCTGCTTTGGTAAAAGCCAGCCGAATTCAAGATAAGGTTAAAGGTGTTGGTTTTGATTGGGAAGAACCACATCAGGTTTGGGATAAATTACAAGAGGAATTACAAGAATTTCAAGTTGAGGTAGCCGCTGGAAACCAAGATAAAATGGAAGCTGAATTTGGAGACGTGCTCTTCTCAATGATTAATTATGCCCGATTCTTAAAAATCAATCCTGAAGATGCTTTGGAACGAACCAATAAAAAATTCATATCCCGATTTCAGTACTTAGAAAGCAAAGCAGCAGCATTAGGCAAACCATTAATGGATATGACGTTGGCTGAAATGGATGTTTTTTGGAACGAGGCGAAGAAAATGTAGGAGCTACTCTGCCATTTTCTTTAATTTGCCAATTTCTTTTAAGGTGATTTTTTTACCCGATAATTCAATCAAACCTAATTTATTGAAATCAGAAAGTAAACGAATACAACTTTCGGTAGCGGTGCCAATCATACTGGCAAGTTCTTCTCTTGATAATTGTACTTTTAGGCTGTCATCATCATTTTTACCGAAGGTATCGGCTAAATAAAGTAAGGTTTCGGCGAGACGTTCTTTAACCGTTTTTTGAGCCATATTCACGGCATGGTCATCTGCTTCTTTTAAATCGCCACAAATCGTTTTCATGACATTCATAGAAAACTGATTGTTTTTCTCAAAAAAATCCATCACTTCAGATCGTGGTATAAAACAAACTTCCATGTCTTCTAAGGCAATCGCACTTAAATTCACAGGTTCGTCACTAATAATAGAACGTTGTCCTAGTAATTCACCTTTTTTGATGAGTTTAACAATATGATCTTTTCCGTTAGCACTCAATTTAGAGAGTTTGCAAACACCATCTTTGATACAATAAATTCCATTTATGGTTTCGCCTTCTTCAAAAATAACATCCCCTTTCTTAATTGAATATGATTTTTTGCATTCTGAAAGGCGGACTAATTCTTCCTTATTTAAGGCTTTTAAAGAGCTGAATTCTCTAACAATACATTGTTCACATTTACTCATAATATAAAGTAGGGACTTGATTGACTACAAATTTAATGATTATTATGACAAATGTCATATTTTTAATAGGAACAATTGGTGACCTTTGTCACAGGTAAAATGAGCAAAGACTATGGATACAAAAAACTGTTTCCATTGCGGTTTAGAGATTATAGAAAAAGAAGAAATTGTCTTTGATGACAAATTATTTTGTTGCACAGGTTGTAAAACCGTGTATGAAATTTTTAGTCTCAATGATATGACTTGTTATTATGATTTTGAAAAATCGCCTGGAGCAACTCCACAAGATATTAATGGTAAATATGATTTCTTAGATAATGAAAGTATTGTGTCAAAACTGTTGGAATTCGAAGAGAATGCAACCGCTATTGTTTCACTTAACATTCCTCATATACATTGTAGCTCGTGTATTTGGATTTTGGAAAATTTACAACGTCTTCAAAAGGGAATAAGTACTTCTCAAGTTAATTTTCCAGAAAAAAAAGTCCGAATTACCTACAAACCAGAAGAGGTTTCGCTCAAAGAAATTGTCTATTTACTGAGTGGAATTGGCTATGAACCTTACATAAGTTTAGAAAACTATGAGGCAGGCTCCAATAAAGTTGATAGAAGTTTAACCTATAAATTAGGAGTCGCGTTCTTTTGTTTTGGCAATATTATGTTGCTTTCCTTTCCCGAATATTTTGAAGTAAAAGAATATTGGCTCGACCAATACCGTGGTTTTTTCCGTTGGTTAATTTTTGCATTATCATTACCGAGTTTCTTATACTCCGCAAGTGGTTATTATGTGTCGGCCTATAAAAGCATTAAATCCAAAATGCTCAATATTGACATTCCAATCGCGTTAGGAATCATTGTGATGTTTGTGCGCAGTACTGTAGATATTGTAATGGATTATGGTTCTGGCTTTTTTGATAGCTTAACGGGTTTAGTTTTCTTTATGCTTTTAGGGAAAATGTTCCAAATCAAAACCTATAGTTTCTTGAGTTTTGAACGTGATTTCAAATCGTATTTCCCCATTGCCATCACGCGAATTCAAGGCAATTCAGAACAAAGTATCCCTGTTTATGATATTCAAAAAGGCGACAGATTACTCATTCGCAATCAAGAATTAATTCCTGTAGATGGTATTTTAATCTCTGAAACAGCCGAAATTGATTATAGTTTTGTAACGGGAGAAGCTATTCCTATTACCAAAAAGTCAGGAGACAAAGTATTTGCAGGAGGAAAGCAAATAGGTACAATGGTCGAAATGGAAGTGTTGCATTCGGTCTCTCAAAGTTATTTGACACAATTATGGAGTAATGATGTGTTTAAAAAAAAGGTAGTACAAAAACACAAGACCATTACCGATCAAATTTCCCGCTATTTCACTCCGCTTTTGCTTTTAATTGCTTTTGGAGGTTTTGGTTATTGGATTTTCAAAGATGTCAATATCGCCTTTAATGTATTTACTGCAGTATTAATAGTCGCTTGTCCTTGTGCTTTGGCATTAACAGCACCGTTTACTTTTGGAAATATTCTTCGAATTCTAGGTAAGAAAAAATTCTATCTCAAAAATGCTTTAGTAATTGAACAATTAGCGAATGTTGATACCATTGTTTTTGATAAAACAGGAACGATTACTACCAATAAAAAATCAAATATTTCATTCCAAGGAGAAGCGCTTTCAGAAAACAAAATCGCTTTAGTTAAAAATGTACTTCGTGCGTCTAATCATCCATTGAGTCGCATGTTGTATGACTTTTTGCCAGAAACAAAAAGAATAAAATTGGATTCATTTGAAGAGATTACTGGAAAAGGAATTCAAGCTCAAATAGATGAAACGATTATACAGTTAGGGTCAGCTTCTTTTGTGGGTTCGATAGAAGAAAATGAGGTTCAACAAACTTCAGTTCATATTAAAATAAATGGGAATTATTTAGGAAAATATGTTTTCAATAATCAATACCGAGAAGGTTTGGCAACACTTTTTGCTAATTTGAGTCAGCAGTATCAATTGAAAATACTTTCAGGAGATAATGAAGGAGAACGAGAGGCATTAGAAAAATTATTACCGAAAGGAACCGAATTAATTTTTAATCAAAAGCCAGAGCAAAAATTAGCGTTCATTAAAAATTTGCAAGAAAGCGGGAAGAATGTAATGATGGTAGGAGATGGATTGAATGACGCAGGTGCTTTAGCACAAAGCAATGTGGGGATTGCAATATCCGAAAATGTGAATGTGTTTTCTCCAGCATGTGATGCCATTTTAGATGCAAGTGTGTTTCAGCAGCTTCATTCGTTTTTGAAACTTTCTAAAAAATCCATCACAACGATTAAAATGAGCTTTACATTATCGCTATTGTATAACGTTGTTGGATTGTCATTTGCAGTTACAGGGAATTTATTACCTCTTGTGGCAGCTATTATTATGCCCTTGAGTACCATTACGATAGTGAGTTTTGTAACCTTATCTAGTAATTATTATGCCAAAAGAGTAGAAAAGAAATAAAACGATTTTTTATTCTTTTTTTGATTAAATTTAATAGAAATAAGTGTAGTATGATAAATGTCATATTTTTTAAAGAGTACTACAACTAACTTTGTTAACATAATTTTAAGGTATGAGTGTTATTTATTTATTAATCTCGATTAGTATCCTAGTAGCCATAGGTTTTTTTATCGCTTTTATAAGAGCAGTAAAAACAGGACAATACGACGATGATTATACGCCTTCAGTCAGAATGCTTTTTGATGACGAGCTTAAAGTAAAACCAAATAAATCAGTACAAACAATAGAAGAAAAACAAATTTAATTATGGAAATGCAACAATTTTATTACGACAACAAAATTGTAAAGAAATTCCTTTACGCCACCATTGTTTTTGGTGTAGTAGGAATGTTAGTTGGACTTATTCTGGCTTTTATGTTTCTTTTTCCAAACGTTACCGACGGAATTTCGTGGTTGAGTTTTGGTAGATTGAGACCTTTACATACTAATGCAGTTATTTTTGCCTTTGTGGGTAATGCTATGTTTGCTGGGGTATATTATTCCATGCAACGTCTCCTAAAAGCAAGAATGTTTAGTGATTTTTTAAGTAATCTTAACTTTTGGGGTTGGCAATTAATAATTGTTGCAGCAGCCGTTTCTTTGCCATTGGGATTTAGTACTTCAAAAGAATATGCTGAATTAGAATGGCCAATCGATATCGCAATTGCATTGATTTGGGTTGTTTTTGGTATCAATATGATTGGAACCATTTTGAAAAGAAGAGAGCGTCACTTGTATGTGGCTATTTGGTTCTACTTAGCAACTTTTGTAACTGTAGCGGTATTACATATTTTCAACAGTTTAGAATTGCCTATTTCTGGAATGAAAAGTTATTCAGTATATGCTGGGGTTCAAGATGCTTTGGTACAATGGTGGTACGGCCATAATGCGGTTGCATTCTTTTTAACCACACCATTCTTAGGATTGATGTATTATTTTGTTCCAAAAGCAGCCAATCGTCCTGTATACTCGTATAGACTTTCTATTGTTCACTTTTGGTCTTTGATCTTTATTTATATCTGGGCAGGGCCACACCATTTATTATACTCTGCGTTACCAACTTGGGCACAAAATTTAGGAGTAGTTTTCTCAGTAATGTTGATTGCTCCATCTTGGGGAGGTATGATTAATGGTTTGTTAACCTTAAGAGGAGTTTGGGACAAAGTACGAGTTGAGCCAGTATTGAAGTTTTTTGTAGTAGCTATTACAGGTTATGGTATGGCTACTTTTGAAGGACCAATGTTGTCTCTTAAAAATGTAAATGCTATTGCACACTATACGGATTGGATTATTGCTCACGTACACGTTGGTGCTTTGGCTTGGAACGGATTTATGGCGTTTGGTATGATTTATTGGTTGATACCACGAATGACTAAAACTCCTTTATATTCAACTAAATTGGCTAATTTTCACTTTTGGATTGGTACATTAGGAATTATACTTTATGCGCTGCCAATGTATGTTGCTGGTTTTACACAAGCTTCAATGTGGAAACAATTCAATCCAGATGGAACCTTAACTTACGGTAATTTCCTTGAGACGGTTACCCAAATTATGCCGATGTATTTAATGAGAGCTGTGGGAGGAACTATGTATCTTGTAGGAATGTTAGTGTTGGTATATAATATTATTCAAACCGTGAGAGCAGGTCAATCTATCGAAGATGAATTAGCTGAAGCTCCTGAATTAAAACAAATCAGCAGTGGAAGATTAAAAGGAGAAAAATTCCATCCTTGGTTGGAAAGAAAACCAATCCAATTGACAATTTTGGCTACAGTAGCGATTTTAATTGGAGGTATTATTCAAATTGTACCTACAATTATGGTAAAATCGAATATCCCTACAATTACAAGTGTTAAGCCTTATACACCATTAGAATTAGAAGGACGTGATTTATACATTCGTGAAGGGTGTGTGGGATGTCACTCACAATCGGTTAGACCGTTCCGTAGTGAAGTAGAACGTTATGGACCACAATCTAAAGCAGGAGAGTTTGTATACGATCATCCATTCCTTTGGGGATCAAAACGTACTGGACCCGATTTATTGAGAGTAGGTGGGAAGTATAATGACAACTGGCATTTCAATCACTTTTGGAATCCACAAAGTATTTCAGCGGGTTCAATTATGCCAGGATATAAATGGTTGTTTGACAATGAGGCAATGGATATTTCTATGACTCAAAAGAAAATGGAAGCAATGGTTACTCTTGGAGTACCTTATACTCCAGCTCAGGTCGCTAATGCTCAAAAAGATTTAAGAGCTCAAGCTATTACAATTGAAGAGAGCTTGAAAAATGATCCTGACTTTGTGAAAAGTTATGATGAAAGCAAGAAAAAAGCAGCCGCTAAAGGCGAAAAATTTGTTCCAATGAACGAAAGAGAAATCGTAGCCTTAATTGCTTATATGCAAAGATTAGGAACTGATATCAAAGTAAAAAAATAATATAGTACGTCATGTTTGAACAAATAAAACATAATATGGAAACCATCGCCGGAGTTGCGATTTATCCAATACTGTCATTGTTGATTTTCTTTTTATTCTTTGTAGGATTAGGACTTTGGGTTTTCTCCTATAAGAAAGAAAAAATAGAAGAGATGAGCCAAATTCCATTGAATGACAATCCATCATTATAATTTTTTAAACTTTTAAAAATGAAAAAATTAATCCCTGTATATGTAAGAGTTCCTCTTATTTTCTTCGCCGTTTTTGGTGCAATGGAATTTTTTATTGACTCTGGAGACCGTCCTGCTTTTGTGAAATTTCCAATGGTGTCTGTATTCTTATTTGTGTTTCTATTTCTTTTAATTGCAATAGAAATTACAATTAGTGCAATTGATAAGATTACCTATCAATTATTGACTGAAGAACAAAAAGCAAAGTTAGAAGAAGCTACACAATTAGGTTTTAAAGAAAGCCAATGGTATGCTAAAATCATGAAAGCCTTGACCAAGTCAGAACCAATGGAGAATGAAGGTCAACTTTTATTGGATCATGATTATGATGGAATCAAAGAATTAGATAACAATTTACCACCATGGTGGTTGTACTTATTCTATGCTTGTATCGTATTTTCGGTAGTATATTTAGTTCGTTTTGAAATTCTTGGAGCTGATGATCAAGAGACCGAATTGAAAAAAGAATTGGCACAAGCCAAAATTGAAGTAGCCGAATATATGAAAACAGCTCCGGATTTAATGGACGAAAAAACAGTTACTTTAGTTACAGACGCACCTACATTGGCAGAAGGGAAAACCATTTTCGAAACCAATTGTGCTGCTTGTCATAGAGCGGATGCTGGGGGACAAATTGGACCTAACTTAACTGATGAGTACTGGATTTTAGGAGGAGGAATCAAAAACTTGTTCCATACGATTACCAATGGTGGTCGTGACGGAAAAGGTATGATTGCTTGGAAAGGTACTTTGAAACCAAAAGAAATTCAAAAAGTAGCGAGTTATATTATTTCTTTGAAAGGAAGTAATCCAAAAGATCCAAAAGCACCAGATGGAGAAATCTGGGTTGAAGAAGCTACTGCAACACCTGCAAAATAAATAAACACGAACTAAAAGACCAATTTCAAATCTGAAATTGGTCTTTTAAAATTACAGCATAATGTCCAGTTTACAAGATGAGTCTTTTAGAGACAGTATCGGTACTATTGATGAGGCCGGAAAAAGAAAATATGTATTTCCTAAAAAACCTTCAGGTAGGTTGTATGAGTACCGAAAATTAGTCAGTTATTTTTTATTGGCTATTCTTATTGCTAATCCATTCATTAAAGTTAATGGCAACCAGTTCATGATGTTCAATGTCTTGGAACGCCGATTTAATATTTTTGGATTTCCATTTTGGCCTCAAGATTTTTATCTGTTTGTATTATTCATGATTGTTGGGGTCGTTTTTGTTATTCTCTTTACCGTTATTTTTGGGAGGATATTTTGTGGATGGATTTGTCCGCAAACCATCTTTTTAGAAATGGTTTTTCGTCGAATAGAGTATTGGATTGAAGGAGATCGAGGAGCACAAATCCGATTGAGTAAACAAGAATGGAATGCCGAGAAGATTAGAAAAAAAGGAATCAAATGGTTTTTGTTTCTTGTGATTTCTTTTTTCATTGCGAATGTATTTTTAGCCTATTTAATCAGTAGTGATGAATTGCTAAAAATGATTGAAGAGGGACCCGAAAGTCATTTGAGTACTTTAATTGCGTTATTGATTTTTACAGGCGTTTTTTATTTCGTTTTTGTTTGGTTTAGAGAACAAGTGTGCATCATTGCGTGTCCTTATGGAAGATTACAAGGAGTACTTTTGGATAACAAATCGATTAATGTGGCGTACGATTTTGTACGTGGCGAAAAAGAAGCAGGAAGAGCTAAATTCAATAAAAATGAAGATCGTGCTACAGCCGGAAAAGGAGATTGTATCGATTGCCACCAATGTGTACACGTTTGTCCTACAGGAATAGATATTAGAAACGGAACACAATTGGAATGTGTAAACTGCACTGCTTGTATTGATGAGTGCGATACTATTATGGAAAGCGTTGGTTTACCCAAAGGTTTAATTCGTTATGCATCCGAAGACGAAATTGAGAAAAACGCTAAGTTTAAATTTACAGCAAGGATGAAAGGCTACACAGCTGTATTAATTATCTTGGTTGGAGTATTAACAGGTTTATTGTTTTTGCGAACCGATGTAGAGGCAACAATCTTACGTTTGCCAGGTCAATTGTACCAACATAAAGGTGAAAATATCAGTAATATCTATACCTTTAAAATTATTAATAAGACCAATGAAGAATTTAAGGATATTCACTTTAAATTGGTTGGAATTAAAGGGAGTTTGAAGGTAGTAGGAAAACAAGATTTTAAAGTGCCAAAACAAGGTATGAACAGTGGAACTTTATTTGTTGAAATTAATCAATATCTCTTAGAAACAGATAAAACCAAGTTAGAAATTGAGGTGTATAACGGAAATAAAAAAATTGAAACAGCAACGACAAATTTCTTAAGTCCGAGAAGTTTTGATTAGATAACTTAATATTAAGAAAAATGAAAATCAATTGGGGAACAGGTATTGTAATAGCTTTTGGATTATTTATGGCGTTTATTCTCTATTTTGTTGTTGAGGTGCAATC
It includes:
- a CDS encoding malate:quinone oxidoreductase, encoding MSDTTIRTNPDVILIGAGIMSATLGVILKELQPNITIEIYERLDNAACESSDAWNNAGTGHSAFCELNYTPEAADGTISPKKAISIAESFEVSRQFWAYLVQQNKVVSPDKFIKSVPHLSFVWGEKNVDYLKKRFEVLQSNPLFQDMNFSTEFSVLKEWMPLVMEGRELSEPMAATKMDIGTDVNFGELTRNMFNYLQTLEGVTMHFNNEVRKLKQRKDGSWRIKVRDLTTGQKRRVYPKFIFIGAGGGSLPLLENANVPEGKGYGGFPVSGQWLKCTNPEVIAKHDAKVYGKASVGAPPMSVPHIDSRMINGEKQLLFGPFAGFSTRFLKNGSYSDLPLSIKSDNIIPMVIAGIKNIPLTKYLIEQVRQKPKDRMNALREYVPNARSKDWKLERAGQRVQVIKKDEKEGGILEFGTEVITTNDGTLSVLLGASPGASTAVSVMLDVVQKCFKDQMKTKEWQSKLKVMIPSFGQELNANPDLLAEVRKNTADTLGLN
- the def gene encoding peptide deformylase gives rise to the protein MILPIIGYGDPVLRKVGEEITPDYPNLKETIANMYETMYNAYGVGLAAPQVGLPIRLFIIDTTPFSDDEDMSEADQKKMNGFKRTFINAKIVKEEGEEWSFNEGCLSIPDVREDVYRKPIVTIEYCEEDFVMKTEVFDGLIARVIQHEYDHIEGILFTDKISSLKKRLIQKKLKNIIEGKTFQEYRMKFFGKKGR
- a CDS encoding DUF5606 domain-containing protein; translated protein: MNIEKILAISGKPGLYELKIQTRTGFVAESLLDGKKITVNLKANVSLLSEISIYTYEAEKPLVEILIAIAKKENNGPAISHKEDAATLAAYFKEIVPDYDEERVYGSDIKKVLNWYNLLQSKGLVTDEAPKASSKEESVTEEKPKKAKATKA
- the mazG gene encoding nucleoside triphosphate pyrophosphohydrolase — its product is MNSRESQLQAFDRLLTIMDDLRAQCPWDKKQTLQSLRHLTIEETYELGDAILENDLEEVKKELGDLLLHIVFYAKIGSETQDFDMADVCNEICEKLIHRHPHIYGDVEVKDEEEVKQNWEKLKLKEGKKSVLEGVPKGLPALVKASRIQDKVKGVGFDWEEPHQVWDKLQEELQEFQVEVAAGNQDKMEAEFGDVLFSMINYARFLKINPEDALERTNKKFISRFQYLESKAAALGKPLMDMTLAEMDVFWNEAKKM
- a CDS encoding Crp/Fnr family transcriptional regulator — encoded protein: MSKCEQCIVREFSSLKALNKEELVRLSECKKSYSIKKGDVIFEEGETINGIYCIKDGVCKLSKLSANGKDHIVKLIKKGELLGQRSIISDEPVNLSAIALEDMEVCFIPRSEVMDFFEKNNQFSMNVMKTICGDLKEADDHAVNMAQKTVKERLAETLLYLADTFGKNDDDSLKVQLSREELASMIGTATESCIRLLSDFNKLGLIELSGKKITLKEIGKLKKMAE
- a CDS encoding heavy metal translocating P-type ATPase, with the translated sequence MDTKNCFHCGLEIIEKEEIVFDDKLFCCTGCKTVYEIFSLNDMTCYYDFEKSPGATPQDINGKYDFLDNESIVSKLLEFEENATAIVSLNIPHIHCSSCIWILENLQRLQKGISTSQVNFPEKKVRITYKPEEVSLKEIVYLLSGIGYEPYISLENYEAGSNKVDRSLTYKLGVAFFCFGNIMLLSFPEYFEVKEYWLDQYRGFFRWLIFALSLPSFLYSASGYYVSAYKSIKSKMLNIDIPIALGIIVMFVRSTVDIVMDYGSGFFDSLTGLVFFMLLGKMFQIKTYSFLSFERDFKSYFPIAITRIQGNSEQSIPVYDIQKGDRLLIRNQELIPVDGILISETAEIDYSFVTGEAIPITKKSGDKVFAGGKQIGTMVEMEVLHSVSQSYLTQLWSNDVFKKKVVQKHKTITDQISRYFTPLLLLIAFGGFGYWIFKDVNIAFNVFTAVLIVACPCALALTAPFTFGNILRILGKKKFYLKNALVIEQLANVDTIVFDKTGTITTNKKSNISFQGEALSENKIALVKNVLRASNHPLSRMLYDFLPETKRIKLDSFEEITGKGIQAQIDETIIQLGSASFVGSIEENEVQQTSVHIKINGNYLGKYVFNNQYREGLATLFANLSQQYQLKILSGDNEGEREALEKLLPKGTELIFNQKPEQKLAFIKNLQESGKNVMMVGDGLNDAGALAQSNVGIAISENVNVFSPACDAILDASVFQQLHSFLKLSKKSITTIKMSFTLSLLYNVVGLSFAVTGNLLPLVAAIIMPLSTITIVSFVTLSSNYYAKRVEKK
- the ccoS gene encoding cbb3-type cytochrome oxidase assembly protein CcoS, coding for MSVIYLLISISILVAIGFFIAFIRAVKTGQYDDDYTPSVRMLFDDELKVKPNKSVQTIEEKQI
- the ccoN gene encoding cytochrome-c oxidase, cbb3-type subunit I, with translation MEMQQFYYDNKIVKKFLYATIVFGVVGMLVGLILAFMFLFPNVTDGISWLSFGRLRPLHTNAVIFAFVGNAMFAGVYYSMQRLLKARMFSDFLSNLNFWGWQLIIVAAAVSLPLGFSTSKEYAELEWPIDIAIALIWVVFGINMIGTILKRRERHLYVAIWFYLATFVTVAVLHIFNSLELPISGMKSYSVYAGVQDALVQWWYGHNAVAFFLTTPFLGLMYYFVPKAANRPVYSYRLSIVHFWSLIFIYIWAGPHHLLYSALPTWAQNLGVVFSVMLIAPSWGGMINGLLTLRGVWDKVRVEPVLKFFVVAITGYGMATFEGPMLSLKNVNAIAHYTDWIIAHVHVGALAWNGFMAFGMIYWLIPRMTKTPLYSTKLANFHFWIGTLGIILYALPMYVAGFTQASMWKQFNPDGTLTYGNFLETVTQIMPMYLMRAVGGTMYLVGMLVLVYNIIQTVRAGQSIEDELAEAPELKQISSGRLKGEKFHPWLERKPIQLTILATVAILIGGIIQIVPTIMVKSNIPTITSVKPYTPLELEGRDLYIREGCVGCHSQSVRPFRSEVERYGPQSKAGEFVYDHPFLWGSKRTGPDLLRVGGKYNDNWHFNHFWNPQSISAGSIMPGYKWLFDNEAMDISMTQKKMEAMVTLGVPYTPAQVANAQKDLRAQAITIEESLKNDPDFVKSYDESKKKAAAKGEKFVPMNEREIVALIAYMQRLGTDIKVKK
- a CDS encoding CcoQ/FixQ family Cbb3-type cytochrome c oxidase assembly chaperone, translating into METIAGVAIYPILSLLIFFLFFVGLGLWVFSYKKEKIEEMSQIPLNDNPSL